Proteins encoded by one window of Lathyrus oleraceus cultivar Zhongwan6 chromosome 1, CAAS_Psat_ZW6_1.0, whole genome shotgun sequence:
- the LOC127133028 gene encoding uncharacterized protein LOC127133028, protein MAYSFTYWDDCVDPEDLEAMWNVPEVSVEWLKAGEEQGQKVHLSRDPDGQPYLTQTEMRAVADIVINRHFQSEINPGMICAIAELESDRILLVMNTPYKSKEPNVGLMQLLPKTVEWLISELGYHSYAAEENIEYLFKPFINVYFAAAYLKWLSSFDNNKRDEEFMIRAYKGGTKKATHKSTLRYWKSYLAVKESFPCRKSVDDDPPLNNSGLPVHSQTGSPEHSDQSKDANDDIYWDSRTSPDDMNAMWNHPAVRKVWTKSKETRGKVRFSQDEKKRPYLSRVEMKAVADIILIRYLSNPKTKSTVLCAIGEVASMRFVHGVEPRPGIMGIDYSTAFWLYLELGFRAYKLESVDDLSNPFVSMYFGAAYVAWLSEYEGRERTPDFFVQAYFVGPKNVNPQDTSTLWLKYEEVLSKYEDERKRHGESCSIM, encoded by the exons ATGGCCTATAGCTTCACCTATTGGGATGATTGTGTTGATCCTGAGGATTTAGAGGCAATGTGGAATGTACCTGAAGTTAGTGTCGAGTGGTTAAAAGCCGGCGAGGAACAAGGTCAGAAAGTTCACCTCTCTCGCGATCCTGATGGACAGCCGTATTTAACACAGACTGAAATGAGG GCTGTAGCCGACATTGTTATTAACCGGCACTTTCAGTCGGAAATAAATCCT GGCATGATTTGTGCTATTGCTGAACTTGAAAGTGACAGAATCCTACTTGTTATGAACACTCCCTACAAATCTAAAGAGCCTAATGTAGGGCTTATGCAACTTCTACCAAAAACTGTGGAATGGTTGATAAG TGAATTAGGTTATCATTCATATGCTGCAGAAGAGAATATAGAATACCTATTCAAACCTTTCATAAATGTATATTTTGCTGCTGCCTATCTTAAATGGCTGTCAAGCTTTGATAACAA CAAAAGAGATGAAGAGTTTATGATAAGGGCATATAAAGGCGGTACGAAGAAGGCAACTCACAAATCAACGCTGCGTTATTGGAAAAGTTATCTTGCTGTCAAAGAAAGTTTTCCCTGCAG AAAATCCGTTGACGATGATCCTCCACTAAACAACTCTGGGCTTCCAGTTCATTCTCAGACTGGATCTCCTGAACATTCAGACCAATCAAAAG ATGCAAACGATGATATTTATTGGGATTCCAGAACTTCTCCAGATGACATGAATGCTATGTGGAATCATCCTGCAGTTCGAAAAGTATGGACTAAATCCAAAGAAACGCGTGGAAAGGTGCGTTTTTCTCAAGATGAAAAAAAGAGACCGTATCTTTCCCGCGTGGAAATGAAG GCAGTTGCAGATATAATTCTAATCAGATACCTCAGCAACCCAAAAACTAAATCT ACAGTACTTTGTGCCATTGGCGAGGTTGCTAGCATGCGCTTTGTACATGGAGTTGAACCAAGGCCTGGAATAATGGGGATCGACTATTCCACTGCTTTTTGGCTTTACTT GGAATTGGGCTTCAGAGCTTACAAACTTGAATCTGTTGATGATCTCAGCAATCCATTTGTGTCCATGTACTTTGGTGCTGCCTATGTGGCATGGTTATCAGAATATGAAGGAAG GGAAAGAACTCCGGATTTTTTCGTTCAGGCATATTTTGTAGGACCGAAAAATGTGAACCCTCAGGATACAAGCACTCTTTGGCTAAAATATGAGGAAGTTCTCAGTAAATatgaagatgaaagaaaaag GCATGGTGAAAGCTGCTCCATCATGTAA